The region GCCATATAGTTTGATTATACATATGCAGAAATTGTAGCCAGATCATTGTTAATAGTCCAAAGTAGgcttttgatatattatttcgGCTATACATAATCTATCTCAAGAATTTAATTAAGATAGTAAAACCAAAAATGTGCAATAGCCAAATCAACGACAACTTACACAACCTTAAAATTTaagtttggtttctttcctGCTTCAATGCCTGCATTTTGAGAagataaaatgaataataagtATTCAGGTAAATTTTAAACTaagttcttcttttcttttctattttaacAAAAGAGCTGATCTCCCATACATGAAATCTATGCATAATGTAACACCAACACATATGAGATTTATGGTCATTACCATTAACCATCTCTTGTGCCAGCGGAGGAACCATAACTCCACTGTATGAACATGCTCCAACATAGAGTGGATTTGGGAGGAATTCGGGGTACTCAGAGAAAAACTAATAACAAAATATCAGTCAGATGGAAAAGATTTATGAGAATGAATTAACTTAAGATCTTGTATTCATCCTGACcttcaaaataaattcatacaaatCTGCAACTGTCTTTGTGTCACTTGTTATATAATCATCAACTGAGTCAGCATAAGAATATCCAGTACCTGCTGGAGAATCCACATAGATAATGCTTGCCACCTAACAGAAGCTAGGAAGAGTattttagttgattgtgatttaatAGACTGAAGATAGACAGAAAGAGAACCAATGTGTGCGATTGATGAAGGATGTGAGGAGAAATCACTactataagcaaataaaaataatttagttacCTTCAGCTATTTTTATTGTATGTGAACATTGTTGGTgtgattaaaattttagatcTGTGGGATATTTCTGTCtcattatttattggtttttactctgttttagacttttagtaGACAAGGTAATAATGTCTTTTGGGTGGACTTAGACTTAGAAAATAAGAAGATCTCATCGAAGAAGAATGAACAATGAGAAGATAATTCAACTAGGAAGGATGCATTGTCTTAGACTTTGCAGGGGTAGGAAAATGGAGTAGTCCTTGGGAAGGTAATAACAGTAGAGCTGGATATAGATGCAGATTGAAGAGAAAACAATAGGATGTTGCTTCATGGGATAGACATATATAAGCTAACAACAGAGCTTGATAAAAGAAATATTCAACTAGAGCTGGAGAAAGTAAATACAACATATACTCTACATATTAGGTACTTCATCTTATATTTGAACCATAAATTACCATCAATTACCATCAATTGAACAACATACATAGAAGAGATGATACCTTGGTCCATGAGAAAGGATTTGATAAGAGTTTTACTGGTCTTCTTGGAGCAAAGTCATCAATTATCTTGAAAAGGCCCTGAAGCATAATATTACAATGTGAAACATATGATTTGTACTATGAGTTCAGGTGATTTTGAGAGTTAGAAACTTTTTACTGTAAGAACTTGATAGGGgacattttttttaagtgaaagTTTAAAAAGCTGAAGGATGGGAATGCAGGTTTCAAAGAATACAAACCATGCTGATGCACGATTGCATCAAGCCCAGAACAGCCAGGTCCACCATTTACCCATAACAAGACAGCATCTTTCGACGGATTCCTCTCCGATGTAGCGAAATAGTAATAGAGATGTCTCTTGTTTGGTTGGTCGCCCACAGTGATATATCTATCAGGTGAAATCAAGAACATTCACCAACATGAGACCATAATTAAGGGATTACTATGGAATGATCGTATCAAATTTAAGAGACTAGGTGATGAACTTATTTTTGAAATCATGATACTCCATATATACTGATTTACTGCTAGAAAGGCATGCCTTTTTCTTTCTAGAATAATTTTGCAGTCTAGACTCAGAGAAGCTGGTTTCTGCAAATGATACCCATAATGCTAATTTTTCCACAGGCCATCTTCAATATTgggaacaaaaaataatttcaattccTGTTGTTAGACTCACCCAGCAAAGTGTTTGGAAGGAAGCGCTCCATCAAAGCCCAGGAAATTCCTTCACTTGTGCATACTCTGGTGCTCCTTGTGCATCCCAGCGATGCACAAGGAGAGGAGGAACAAAGACTAACAACACAATAGTATGAATGAGATTGAAAAGAGAACTACAAAGCATGATGATGCTCTTCTATCAAAGTCTCTTCTGTTCTGCTTGGAAAAAGCCAGGCAACAGAGACAGAATGAAGAGACAAAAAGATTGTAGAAGGTCCAGTCCTCCCTTGTCCCATGCCACGTACGAAATCTTCCAACTTTTGGAAAGATTTCTTTCCATGTGTGTATATCGAAAATATAATCCACTTGGTTCTGTAATAATTATCATGGAACCGAGATGTGCTTCAATTTTAATCAtgtgtttataaattttatttattatttattataaaatataataatagattgataattagataaaaatattgttactttttgtttttagaattcaCTAAATTGGAACAATCTAATGGGTGAAATAATCTAATGGGTGATGATGAATCACATTTTGGTTGTCATAATTACCATTAAACCGAGTTCATAGCGTGTATATATTCCTTTAAAAAAAGCGATTAATTGCATGTTTATACTAATGtacatttttcaattttataagGAGTATACAAGCACATTTCTCTCGCATTGATTAGAGT is a window of Dioscorea cayenensis subsp. rotundata cultivar TDr96_F1 chromosome 5, TDr96_F1_v2_PseudoChromosome.rev07_lg8_w22 25.fasta, whole genome shotgun sequence DNA encoding:
- the LOC120261019 gene encoding serine carboxypeptidase 1-like encodes the protein MVDLAVLGLMQSCISMGLFKIIDDFAPRRPVKLLSNPFSWTKVASIIYVDSPAGTGYSYADSVDDYITSDTKTVADLYEFILKFFSEYPEFLPNPLYVGACSYSGVMVPPLAQEMVNGNDHKSHMCWCYIMHRFHVWEISSFVKIEKKRRT